The Lycium barbarum isolate Lr01 chromosome 9, ASM1917538v2, whole genome shotgun sequence genome has a segment encoding these proteins:
- the LOC132609774 gene encoding shikimate O-hydroxycinnamoyltransferase-like, with protein sequence MATCNGNGAANISSKLQVEAIQTVIPLKITDPRFSRRISLSKNLCSDDLQRRFHMVLYYNKVSETDSGWIVAGWFKESLGSAIVESPIFAGRLRKLEDDNLELVSNDSGVRMLEANYPMNMDDFIELKKKENVENELVFWEDIHETSPQFSPLFYVQVTNFKCGGYSIGISCSLFLADPFVMTSFLKMWSKIHNNLVSQIDSPKIPAFYTPNYTKIGSSPNLSITSPKTINQITQTLIFKNPKNPLKMNNEFLKNLASKCVGETEGKIGKKISSNFTFLVNENFENVKVENYSREEIIKGESGLSIMSGNWDDLGADQVRFNEGNKAVHVSCWIIIGENDQDLVMITPTPNEDSSELNIIITVSN encoded by the exons atggcaacTTGCAATGGAAATGGAGCTGCAAATATTTCCTCCAAGTTGCAAGTTGAAGCAATCCAAACTGTGATACCATTGAAGATAACCGATCCACGGTTCTCCAGGCGAATCTCGCTATCCAAAAATCTCTGCTCGGACGATTTACAAAGGCGGTTTCACATGGTTTTATACTATAACAAGGTGTCAGAGACGGATTCAGGATGGATAGTTGCGGGTTGGTTTAAGGAGTCACTAGGAAGTGCAATAGTTGAAAGTCCAATATTTGCTGGAAGATTAAGAAAATTAGAGGATGATAATTTGGAATTGGTTTCAAATGATTCTGGTGTTAGAATGCTTGAGGCTAATTATCCAATGAATATGGATGATTTTATTGAACTCAAGAAGAAGGAAAATGTGGAAAATGAGCTTGTTTTTTGGgaggatattcatgaaacaagTCCTCAGTTTTCTCCTCTTTTCTATGTCCAG GTGACAAATTTCAAGTGTGGAGGATACTCAATTGGGATAAGTTGCAGCCTATTTCTAGCAGACCCTTTTGTCATGACAAGTTTCTTGAAAATGTGGTCCAAAATTCACAACAACCTTGTGTCACAAATTGACTCACCAAAAATACCAGCATTTTACACTCCAAATTACACAAAAATTGGCTCTTCACCCAATCTCTCTATTACTAGCCCAAAAACAATAAACCAAATCACTCAAACTCTAATTTTCAAGAATCCCAAAAACCCCTTGAAAATGAACAATGAATTCCTCAAGAATCTTGCATCAAAATGTGTTGGAGAAACAGAGGGAAAAATTGGTAAAAAAATTTCTTCAAATTTCACTTTTTTAGTGAATGAGAATTTTGAAAATGTAAAGGTGGAAAATTATTCAAGAGAGGAGATAATTAAGGGGGAAAGTGGATTATCTATAATGTCAGGAAATTGGGATGATTTGGGAGCTGATCAAGTGAGATTTAATGAAGGAAATAAGGCTGTTCATGTTTCATGTTGGATTATTATTGGAGAAAATGATCAAGATCTTGTGATGATTACTCCAACTCCTAATGAAGACAGCTCTGAACTAAACATTATAATTACAGTGTCTAATTAG
- the LOC132609776 gene encoding RGG repeats nuclear RNA binding protein A-like, which yields MATLNPFDLLDDDAEDPSLFIAAQQAKQAALAASAPPKKGPVQPPAKLPSKPAPPAQPVREARSDGQRGGGRGGPRGGARGGGRGRGRGFNQEFADEENTFGSNSGFSGRSRAPEDGESGKVSDRRGGYGGPRGGFRGGRRGGFNNGDSAEGEGERPRRVFDRRSGTGRGNEFVKREGSGRGNWGTPEDDIAPETEEPVVDGEKIVEAEKQAGQEDAGDTNKDSAVAEPEEKEPEEKEMTLEEYEKVMEEKRKALLALKQEERKVNLDKELESMQLLSNKKKNDDEIFIKLGSDKDKRKEAVEKTKKSQSINEFLKPAEGESYYRPGGRGRGRGRGRGSFGGGDGRNYSVSAPSIEDVGQFPSLAAK from the exons ATGGCAACCCTTAACCCATTTGACCTATTGGATGATGATGCTGAAGACCCAAGTTTATTTATTGCTGCCCAACAGGCAAAACAGGCAGCTCTTGCTGCCTCTGCACCACCCAAGAAAGGTCCAGTTCAGCCTCCTGCTAAGTTGCCTTCAAAGCCAGCTCCTCCTGCCCAGCCTG TGAGGGAAGCCAGGAGTGATGGCCAGCGAGGAGGAGGCCGCGGGGGTCCACGTGGTGGAGCCCGCGGAGGAGGGCGTGGTCGTGGACGTGGGTTTAACCAAGAATTTGCTGATGAAGAGAATACGTTTGGCAGCAACAGTGGATTCTCTGGGCGGTCCAGAGCTCCAGAAGATGGAGAGTCAGGAAAGGTCTCTGATAGGAGAGGTGGATATGGTGGACCCCGTGGGGGGTTCCGTGGAGGTCGTCGTGGTGGTTTCAATAACGGGGATTCtgcagaaggagaaggagaacGGCCACGGAGAGTGTTTGATCGAAGAAGTGGAACTGGCCGTGG GAATGAGTTTGTTAAACGAGAGGGTTCCGGTCGTGGGAATTGGGGAACTCCTGAAGATGATATTGCACC GGAGACTGAAGAGCCTGTTGTTGATGGCGAGAAGATTGTTGAGGCTGAGAAACAAGCTGGACAGGAAGATGCTGGAGACACCAATAAGGATTCTGCTGTTGCTGAGCCAGAAGAGAAGGAACCTGAGGAGAAG GAGATGACCCTAGAGGAGTATGAGAAGGTAATGGAAGAGAAGAGGAAGGCTTTGTTGGCTCTAAAGCAAGAGGAGAGAAAGGTTAATTTGGACAAAGAACTTGAATCCATGCAGCTTCTCTCAAACAAGAAGAAGAATGATGATGAGATCTTCATCAAATTG GGTTCTGATAAAGATAAGAGAAAAGAGGCAGTGGAGAAAACCAAAAAG TCTCAAAGCATAAACGAGTTTCTGAAGCCTGCTGAAGGAGAAAGTTACTACCGACCTGGTGGTCGTGGTAGGGGACGTGGCCGTGGAAGAGGCAGttttggtggtggtgatggtAGAAACTACAGTGTTTCCGCCCCATCCATTGAAGATGTTGGCCAATTCCCCTCCTTGGCTGCCAAGTGA
- the LOC132609775 gene encoding phospholipase A1-Ibeta2, chloroplastic-like, which produces MMIGATLPATNLHFYQARKSSFRCNGSPLKPPRKGNPVNTQNMTKKHLSNLEKLLQNQSMKPQLLDLNKVHQESSNGSNENNSNNIPSVTPQMGSKEGKTCINVNPTFVGKKLLEGLNLSRIWPEHKVAEEMSPRHLNRLKKMLSSSNIEYSPRNSLGSRWKEYHGSNDWLGLIDPLNENLRRELVRYGEFIQAAYHCFHSNPATCEDEGMWGPRNVALPDKSYKVTKSLYATSSIGLPKWVDDVAPDLGWMTQRSSWIGYVAVCDDRSEIQRMGRRDIVIALRGTATCLEWGENFRDLLVQIPTETGTESAKIECGFLSLFQTAGVNVPSLAESVVNEVQRLIEQYKGESLSITVTGHSLGAALALLVADEVSTCAPDAPPVAVFSFGGPRVGNRSFAERLNSKNVKVLRIVNNQDLITRVPGMFVSEELDKKLRESGLVSGVLNVLDKSMPWAYAHVGTELRVDTRMSPFLKPDADVACCHDLEAYLHLVDGYLASNCPFRANAKRSLTRLLNEQKPNIKRLYTSKGKALNHNLEREHSFSAPS; this is translated from the coding sequence ATGATGATCGGAGCTACACTTCCAGCAACCAATCTCCATTTTTATCAAGCAAGAAAATCCAGTTTTAGATGCAACGGATCCCCATTAAAACCTCCAAGAAAAGGAAATCCAGTAAATACACAAAATATGACAAAAAAACATCTTTCAAATCTtgaaaagctcttgcaaaatcaaTCCATGAAACCCCAATTACTCGATTTGAATAAAGTTCATCAAGAATCGAGTAACGGGTCGAATGAAAACAACAgcaacaatatacccagtgtaaCTCCACAAATGGGGTCCAAGGAGGGTAAGACGTGCATAAACGTTAACCCTACCTTTGTGGGAAAGAAACTGTTGGAAGGGCTAAATTTGTCAAGAATTTGGCCTGAACACAAAGTTGCTGAAGAGATGTCTCCGAGACATTTAAATAGGCTAAAAAAAATGTTGTCATCTAGTAATATAGAATACTCTCCAAGAAACAGTCTTGGTAGTAGATGGAAAGAGTATCATGGTAGTAATGACTGGTTAGGATTAATTGATCCTTTAAATGAGAATCTAAGACGAGAATTGGTTCGATATGGTGAGTTTATTCAAGCAGCTTATCATTGTTTCCATTCTAACCCTGCCACATGTGAAGACGAGGGGATGTGGGGCCCGAGAAACGTGGCGTTGCCCGATAAGTCTTATAAGGTGACCAAGAGTTTGTATGCCACGTCGTCCATTGGATTGCCAAAATGGGTGGATGACGTGGCACCTGACCTTGGATGGATGACACAAAGGTCGAGTTGGATTGGTTATGTGGCGGTTTGTGATGATAGATCTGAGATTCAACGTATGGGACGTAGGGATATTGTAATAGCTCTACGTGGTACTGCAACTTGTTTGGAATGGGGTGAGAACTTTCGCGATTTACTGGTTCAAATCCCAACAGAGACAGGGACCGAGTCAGCTAAAATAGAATGTGGATTCTTGAGTTTGTTTCAAACAGCCGGTGTTAATGTACCTAGCTTAGCTGAATCAGTAGTTAATGAAGTGCAAAGACTCATCGAACAATACAAAGGCGAGTCTTTAAGCATTACTGTGACAGGGCATAGTCTTGGAGCGGCCTTGGCCTTATTAGTTGCAGATGAAGTGAGTACATGTGCACCGGATGCACCACCGGTGGCTGTTTTCTCCTTTGGAGGACCTCGAGTGGGCAATCGAAGCTTTGCAGAGCGATTAAACTCAAAAAATGTTAAAGTACTACGTATCGTGAACAATCAAGATTTGATCACTAGAGTTCCAGGGATGTTCGTGAGTGAAGAACTCGACAAAAAGCTAAGGGAGTCGGGACTTGTAAGCGGGGTGCTAAATGTGCTTGACAAAAGTATGCCATGGGCATACGCGCATGTTGGCACAGAGCTAAGAGTTGACACAAGAATGTCACCATTTTTGAAGCCTGATGCTGATGTTGCTTGTTGCCATGATTTAGAGGCATATTTGCATTTGGTGGATGGATACTTGGCATCAAATTGCCCTTTTAGAGCAAATGCCAAGAGGAGTTTAACAAGGTTGCTAAATGAACAAAAGCCTAATATCAAAAGGCTTTACACTAGTAAAGGGAAAGCCTTGAACCACAATCTTGAAAGAGAACATAGTTTCTCTGCACCTAGCTAG